The following coding sequences lie in one Saccopteryx bilineata isolate mSacBil1 chromosome 5, mSacBil1_pri_phased_curated, whole genome shotgun sequence genomic window:
- the ATP5F1C gene encoding ATP synthase subunit gamma, mitochondrial, whose translation MFSRAGVVGVSAWAVQPQWIQVRNMATLKDITRRLKSIKNIQKITKSMKMVAAAKYARAERELKPARIYGVGSLALYEKADIKVPEDKKKHLLIGVSSDRGLCGAIHSSVAKQMKSEVATLTEAGKEVKIVGIGDKIRGILHRTHSDQFLVTFKEVGRKPPTFGDASVIALELLNSGYEFDEGSIIFNRFRSVISYKTEEKPIFSLNTIASAESMSIYDDVDADVLQNYQEYNLANIIYYSLKESTTSEQSARMTAMDNASKNASEMIDKLTLTFNRTRQAVITKELIEIISGAAAL comes from the exons ATGTTCTCTCGGGCGGGAGTCGTTGGGGTCTCGGCCTGGGCGGTGCAGCCGCAATG GATCCAAGTTCGAAATATGGCAACTTTGAAAGATA TTACCAGGAGACTGAAGTCAATCAAAAACATCCAGAAAATTACCAAGTCTATGAAAATGGTAGCAGCAGCAAAATATGCCCGAGCTGAGCGAGAACTGAAACCAGCTCGAATATATGGAGTAGGATCCTTGG ctctGTATGAAAAGGCTGATATTAAGGTGCCTGAAGACAAGAAGAAACACCTCCTAATTGGTGTGTCCTCAGATAGAGGGCTTTGTGGTGCTATCCATTCCTCAGTTGCTAAACAGATGAAAAGTGAGGTGGCTACACTCACAGAAGCCGGGAAAGAAGTTAAGATTGTTGGAATCGGTGATAAAATTAGGGGTATACTTCATAG gacgcATTCTGACCAGTTTTTGGTGACATTCAAAGAAGTGGGAAGAAAACCCCCTACTTTTGGAGATGCGTCAGTCATTGCCCTGGAATTACTAAATTCTGGATATGAATTTGATGAAGGATCCATCATCTTTAATCGATTCAG GTCTGTCATCTCTTACAAGACAGAAGAAAAACCTATCTTTTCTCTTAATACTATTGCAAGTGCTG AGAGCATGAGTATCTATGATGACGTTGATGCTGACGTGCTGCAGAATTACCAGGAATACAACCTGGCCAACATCATCTACTATTCTCTGAAGGAATCCACCACGAGTGAGCAGAGTGCCAGGATGACGGCCATGGACAATGCGAGCAAGAATGCTT ctGAGATGATTGACAAATTGACTTTGACCTTCAACCGCACCCGCCAGGCTGTCATCACAAAGGAGCTGATTGAAATCATCTCTGGGGCTGCAGCTCTGTAA